A single genomic interval of Mangifera indica cultivar Alphonso chromosome 5, CATAS_Mindica_2.1, whole genome shotgun sequence harbors:
- the LOC123217404 gene encoding transcription factor PIF4-like isoform X1 produces MNPCIPDWNFEGDPPVTDQKKPIGRPEHDLVELLWQNGQVVLNSQTYRKPSLNPNEFRQVQKQTLRERGSYGNSSNLIQDDETISWIQYPLEDSFEKDVSNFFSELSPSRMEAGKNTIRFGDEKLVKFGASGVATNSQPTNVTNPVFPGMNRNAMPPPRFEFHDAAQKDKNLGGFGEVVNICQTTAPLKGEQRYSNGQFVHKGTGTMTNGEVRDPSMMTVGTSHCGSNQVAYDLDISRASSNGAGTTGISPGNLNTDVQRVISQSERGKAETLEPTVTSSSGGSGSSFNRTSKQSTGVISHKRKSRDAGESECQSDAAELDSAEGNKSSQKSGSSRRSRAAEVHNLSERRRRDRINEKMRALQELIPHCNKTDKASMLDEAIEYLKSLQLQLQVFQVMWMGSGMAQMMFPGVQHYMSRMGMGMGPTSLPSITSPVHLSRVPLVDQSMAIAQAQNQAVMCQNSMLNPVSFQNQMQNANFSDQCAHYMGFHPMQTTSQPINMFRFGSPTVQSQVTSPPSTSHGPFMAGAATDNTSLSGKTG; encoded by the exons ATGAATCCATGTATACCAGATTGGAATTTTGAAGGTGATCCCCCCGTCACCGATCAGAAGAAACCCATCGG caGGCCAGAACATGACCTTGTAGAGCTCTTATGGCAAAATGGGCAGGTAGTTTTGAACAGTCAAACATATAGGAAACCAAGTTTAAATCCTAATGAGTTTAGACAAGTCCAAAAACAAACTTTACGGGAACGTGGATCATATGGGAATTCAAGTAATTTGATTCAAGATGATGAAACAATCTCATGGATTCAATACCCGCTTGAAGATTCCTTCGAGAAAGACGTCTCCAATTTTTTCTCAGAATTGTCACCTAGTCGGATGGAGGCCGGTAAGAATACGATAAGATTTGGAGACGAAAAGTTGGTTAAATTTGGTGCTTCAGGTGTGGCCACAAATTCACAACCAACCAATGTTACCAATCCGGTTTTCCCTGGAATGAATAGGAATGCAATGCCTCCTCCAAGATTTGAATTCCATGATGCAGCCcagaaagataaaaatttaggtGGCTTTGGAGAAGTTGTTAATATTTGTCAAACCACAGCTCCCTTAAAGGGCGAACAAAGATATTCTAATGGACAATTTGTTCACAAAGGGACTGGAACTATGACAAATGGGGAGGTCAGGGATCCTTCGATGATGACAGTTGGGACAAGCCATTGTGGTAGCAATCAAGTTGCATATGATCTTGATATCAGCCGAGCTTCCAGCAATGGTGCGGGTACTACAGGTATATCTCCTGGAAATTTAAACACTGATGTTCAGAGAGTAATTTCTCAAAGTGAGAGGGGCAAAGCTGAGACACTTGAACCAACTGTTACTTCATCTTCTGGTGGATCTGGCAGTAGTTTTAATAGAACAAGCAAGCAATCTACTGGGGTTATTAGCCACAAGAGGAAGAGCAGAGATGCAGGGGAATCTGAGTGCCAAAGTGAT GCAGCTGAACTTGATTCAGCTGAAGGGAACAAATCATCGCAAAAATCTGGGTCTTCCCGCAGGAGTCGTGCTGCTGAAGTGCATAACCTCTCAGAAAGG AGACGAAGGGATAGGATCAATGAAAAAATGAGGGCATTGCAAGAGCTAATACCCCACTGCAACAAG ACAGATAAAGCCTCAATGCTAGATGAGGCAATTGAGTACTTGAAGTCTTTACAGTTACAACTTCAG GTTTTTCAGGTTATGTGGATGGGAAGTGGTATGGCCCAAATGATGTTTCCAGGCGTTCAGCATTATATGTCTCGCATGGGTATGGGAATGGGTCCAACATCATTGCCATCTATCACCAGTCCTGTGCATTTGTCTAGGGTCCCCCTAGTTGATCAATCCATGGCTATTGCCCAAGCACAAAATCAGGCTGTAATGTGTCAAAATTCGATGTTGAATCCGGTCAGTTTCCAAAATCAGATGCAAAATGCAAACTTCTCTGATCAATGTGCCCATTATATGGGTTTTCATCCTATGCAAACAACCTCTCAG CCTATCAATATGTTTAGATTTGGTTCTCCGACAGTGCAAAGTCAAGTAACGTCACCGCCTAGCACTAGTCATGGACCTTTCATGGCAGGAGCTGCAACAGATAATACCTCTCTAAGTGGCAAGACAG GTTAA
- the LOC123217404 gene encoding transcription factor PIF4-like isoform X2 — MNPCIPDWNFEGDPPVTDQKKPIGPEHDLVELLWQNGQVVLNSQTYRKPSLNPNEFRQVQKQTLRERGSYGNSSNLIQDDETISWIQYPLEDSFEKDVSNFFSELSPSRMEAGKNTIRFGDEKLVKFGASGVATNSQPTNVTNPVFPGMNRNAMPPPRFEFHDAAQKDKNLGGFGEVVNICQTTAPLKGEQRYSNGQFVHKGTGTMTNGEVRDPSMMTVGTSHCGSNQVAYDLDISRASSNGAGTTGISPGNLNTDVQRVISQSERGKAETLEPTVTSSSGGSGSSFNRTSKQSTGVISHKRKSRDAGESECQSDAAELDSAEGNKSSQKSGSSRRSRAAEVHNLSERRRRDRINEKMRALQELIPHCNKTDKASMLDEAIEYLKSLQLQLQVFQVMWMGSGMAQMMFPGVQHYMSRMGMGMGPTSLPSITSPVHLSRVPLVDQSMAIAQAQNQAVMCQNSMLNPVSFQNQMQNANFSDQCAHYMGFHPMQTTSQPINMFRFGSPTVQSQVTSPPSTSHGPFMAGAATDNTSLSGKTG; from the exons ATGAATCCATGTATACCAGATTGGAATTTTGAAGGTGATCCCCCCGTCACCGATCAGAAGAAACCCATCGG GCCAGAACATGACCTTGTAGAGCTCTTATGGCAAAATGGGCAGGTAGTTTTGAACAGTCAAACATATAGGAAACCAAGTTTAAATCCTAATGAGTTTAGACAAGTCCAAAAACAAACTTTACGGGAACGTGGATCATATGGGAATTCAAGTAATTTGATTCAAGATGATGAAACAATCTCATGGATTCAATACCCGCTTGAAGATTCCTTCGAGAAAGACGTCTCCAATTTTTTCTCAGAATTGTCACCTAGTCGGATGGAGGCCGGTAAGAATACGATAAGATTTGGAGACGAAAAGTTGGTTAAATTTGGTGCTTCAGGTGTGGCCACAAATTCACAACCAACCAATGTTACCAATCCGGTTTTCCCTGGAATGAATAGGAATGCAATGCCTCCTCCAAGATTTGAATTCCATGATGCAGCCcagaaagataaaaatttaggtGGCTTTGGAGAAGTTGTTAATATTTGTCAAACCACAGCTCCCTTAAAGGGCGAACAAAGATATTCTAATGGACAATTTGTTCACAAAGGGACTGGAACTATGACAAATGGGGAGGTCAGGGATCCTTCGATGATGACAGTTGGGACAAGCCATTGTGGTAGCAATCAAGTTGCATATGATCTTGATATCAGCCGAGCTTCCAGCAATGGTGCGGGTACTACAGGTATATCTCCTGGAAATTTAAACACTGATGTTCAGAGAGTAATTTCTCAAAGTGAGAGGGGCAAAGCTGAGACACTTGAACCAACTGTTACTTCATCTTCTGGTGGATCTGGCAGTAGTTTTAATAGAACAAGCAAGCAATCTACTGGGGTTATTAGCCACAAGAGGAAGAGCAGAGATGCAGGGGAATCTGAGTGCCAAAGTGAT GCAGCTGAACTTGATTCAGCTGAAGGGAACAAATCATCGCAAAAATCTGGGTCTTCCCGCAGGAGTCGTGCTGCTGAAGTGCATAACCTCTCAGAAAGG AGACGAAGGGATAGGATCAATGAAAAAATGAGGGCATTGCAAGAGCTAATACCCCACTGCAACAAG ACAGATAAAGCCTCAATGCTAGATGAGGCAATTGAGTACTTGAAGTCTTTACAGTTACAACTTCAG GTTTTTCAGGTTATGTGGATGGGAAGTGGTATGGCCCAAATGATGTTTCCAGGCGTTCAGCATTATATGTCTCGCATGGGTATGGGAATGGGTCCAACATCATTGCCATCTATCACCAGTCCTGTGCATTTGTCTAGGGTCCCCCTAGTTGATCAATCCATGGCTATTGCCCAAGCACAAAATCAGGCTGTAATGTGTCAAAATTCGATGTTGAATCCGGTCAGTTTCCAAAATCAGATGCAAAATGCAAACTTCTCTGATCAATGTGCCCATTATATGGGTTTTCATCCTATGCAAACAACCTCTCAG CCTATCAATATGTTTAGATTTGGTTCTCCGACAGTGCAAAGTCAAGTAACGTCACCGCCTAGCACTAGTCATGGACCTTTCATGGCAGGAGCTGCAACAGATAATACCTCTCTAAGTGGCAAGACAG GTTAA
- the LOC123217404 gene encoding transcription factor PIF4-like isoform X3 produces the protein MNPCIPDWNFEGDPPVTDQKKPIGRPEHDLVELLWQNGQVVLNSQTYRKPSLNPNEFRQVQKQTLRERGSYGNSSNLIQDDETISWIQYPLEDSFEKDVSNFFSELSPSRMEAGKNTIRFGDEKLVKFGASGVATNSQPTNVTNPVFPGMNRNAMPPPRFEFHDAAQKDKNLGGFGEVVNICQTTAPLKGEQRYSNGQFVHKGTGTMTNGEVRDPSMMTVGTSHCGSNQVAYDLDISRASSNGAGTTGISPGNLNTDVQRVISQSERGKAETLEPTVTSSSGGSGSSFNRTSKQSTGVISHKRKSRDAGESECQSDAAELDSAEGNKSSQKSGSSRRSRAAEVHNLSERRRRDRINEKMRALQELIPHCNKTDKASMLDEAIEYLKSLQLQLQVMWMGSGMAQMMFPGVQHYMSRMGMGMGPTSLPSITSPVHLSRVPLVDQSMAIAQAQNQAVMCQNSMLNPVSFQNQMQNANFSDQCAHYMGFHPMQTTSQPINMFRFGSPTVQSQVTSPPSTSHGPFMAGAATDNTSLSGKTG, from the exons ATGAATCCATGTATACCAGATTGGAATTTTGAAGGTGATCCCCCCGTCACCGATCAGAAGAAACCCATCGG caGGCCAGAACATGACCTTGTAGAGCTCTTATGGCAAAATGGGCAGGTAGTTTTGAACAGTCAAACATATAGGAAACCAAGTTTAAATCCTAATGAGTTTAGACAAGTCCAAAAACAAACTTTACGGGAACGTGGATCATATGGGAATTCAAGTAATTTGATTCAAGATGATGAAACAATCTCATGGATTCAATACCCGCTTGAAGATTCCTTCGAGAAAGACGTCTCCAATTTTTTCTCAGAATTGTCACCTAGTCGGATGGAGGCCGGTAAGAATACGATAAGATTTGGAGACGAAAAGTTGGTTAAATTTGGTGCTTCAGGTGTGGCCACAAATTCACAACCAACCAATGTTACCAATCCGGTTTTCCCTGGAATGAATAGGAATGCAATGCCTCCTCCAAGATTTGAATTCCATGATGCAGCCcagaaagataaaaatttaggtGGCTTTGGAGAAGTTGTTAATATTTGTCAAACCACAGCTCCCTTAAAGGGCGAACAAAGATATTCTAATGGACAATTTGTTCACAAAGGGACTGGAACTATGACAAATGGGGAGGTCAGGGATCCTTCGATGATGACAGTTGGGACAAGCCATTGTGGTAGCAATCAAGTTGCATATGATCTTGATATCAGCCGAGCTTCCAGCAATGGTGCGGGTACTACAGGTATATCTCCTGGAAATTTAAACACTGATGTTCAGAGAGTAATTTCTCAAAGTGAGAGGGGCAAAGCTGAGACACTTGAACCAACTGTTACTTCATCTTCTGGTGGATCTGGCAGTAGTTTTAATAGAACAAGCAAGCAATCTACTGGGGTTATTAGCCACAAGAGGAAGAGCAGAGATGCAGGGGAATCTGAGTGCCAAAGTGAT GCAGCTGAACTTGATTCAGCTGAAGGGAACAAATCATCGCAAAAATCTGGGTCTTCCCGCAGGAGTCGTGCTGCTGAAGTGCATAACCTCTCAGAAAGG AGACGAAGGGATAGGATCAATGAAAAAATGAGGGCATTGCAAGAGCTAATACCCCACTGCAACAAG ACAGATAAAGCCTCAATGCTAGATGAGGCAATTGAGTACTTGAAGTCTTTACAGTTACAACTTCAG GTTATGTGGATGGGAAGTGGTATGGCCCAAATGATGTTTCCAGGCGTTCAGCATTATATGTCTCGCATGGGTATGGGAATGGGTCCAACATCATTGCCATCTATCACCAGTCCTGTGCATTTGTCTAGGGTCCCCCTAGTTGATCAATCCATGGCTATTGCCCAAGCACAAAATCAGGCTGTAATGTGTCAAAATTCGATGTTGAATCCGGTCAGTTTCCAAAATCAGATGCAAAATGCAAACTTCTCTGATCAATGTGCCCATTATATGGGTTTTCATCCTATGCAAACAACCTCTCAG CCTATCAATATGTTTAGATTTGGTTCTCCGACAGTGCAAAGTCAAGTAACGTCACCGCCTAGCACTAGTCATGGACCTTTCATGGCAGGAGCTGCAACAGATAATACCTCTCTAAGTGGCAAGACAG GTTAA
- the LOC123215589 gene encoding N-acetyl-D-glucosamine kinase-like: MKRYRNGEIWDFECGEGGREVILGVDGGTTSTVCICMPLISLSDPLPDPLPLLARAVAGCSNHNSVGEDAARETLEQVMADALSKSGSNRAAVRAVCLAVSGVNHPTDQQRILNWLRDIFPSNVRIYVHNDAVAALASGTMGKLHGCVLIAGTGTIAYGFTEDGREARAAGAGPILGDWGSGYGIAAQALTAVIRAYDGRGPHTMLTSHILRTLQLSSPDELIGWTYADPSWARIAALVPVVVSCAEAGDEVANKILLDSVQELSLSVKAVVQRLGLCGEEGNDSFPLVMVGGVLEANKSWDIGKEVIKCISKEFPGAVSIIPKVEPAVGAALLAWNAFMNER, translated from the exons ATGAAGAGATACAGGAATGGCGAAATCTGGGATTTCGAGTGTGGGGAGGGTGGAAGAGAAGTTATTTTGGGGGTGGACGGAGGAACCACCTCAACTGTCTGCATTTGTATGCCCTTAATTTCCTTGTCTGACCCTCTCCCTGACCCTCTTCCGCTTCTTGCTCGTGCAGTCGCTGGCTGTTCCAATCACAATAGCGTCGGCG aAGATGCTGCACGGGAGACATTGGAGCAAGTGATGGCCGATGCCCTTTCAAAGTCAGGTTCCAATCGAGCTGCAGTTCGAGCTGTTTGTCTTGCAGTGTCCGGCGTTAACCACCCTACAGATCAGCAAAGAATACTGAATTGGCTTAG AGATATATTTCCCAGCAATGTAAGAATATATGTCCATAACGATGCTGTGGCAGCTTTAGCTAGTGGAACAATGGGAAAGCTTCACGGATGTGTTCTCATTGCCGGTACAGGGACAATTGCTTACGGGTTCACAGAAGATGGCAGAGAAGCCCGGGCTGCTGGTGCCGGACCTATTCTAGGTGATTGGGGAAG TGGATATGGTATAGCTGCACAGGCATTAACTGCAGTAATAAGGGCTTATGATGGTCGTGGTCCGCATACAATGCTTACATCTCACATCTTAAGGACACTTCAACTTTCTTCTCCAGATGAATTAATTGG GTGGACCTATGCTGATCCATCTTGGGCTCGCATTGCTGCACTTGTTCCAGTTGTTGTATCTTGTGCAGAAGCAGGTGATGAAGTTGCAAATAAGATTTTGCTAGATTCAGTTCAAGAGTTGAGTTTAAGTGTGAAAGCTGTTGTTCAGAGACTAGGTTTGTGTGGTGaag AAGGAAATGATTCTTTTCCTCTTGTCATGGTTGGTGGTGTTCTTGAAGCAAACAAGAGCTGGGATATAGGAAAAGAAGTCATAAAATGCATCTCTAAGGAGTTCCCTGGGGCAGTTTCAATTATACCAAAG GTGGAGCCTGCTGTGGGGGCAGCATTGCTGGCTTGGAATGCATTTATGAATGAAAGATGA